From the genome of Candidatus Parvarchaeota archaeon:
ATAGGACTTGTAATCACTGACATGATTTGGATTGGCTTAATCTTTCTTGAATATGCTGCCGGAGTAAATCAAGCTCTCTTGTCATTGTCCGTAGGGTCAATCCTTCTTGGCATAATGTTTGCTTATGATGGCTACAATACTGTTCAAGAATCAAACAGCCCAAGCTAGCGGAATACGCCCATACTTCACAAAATTTGCTCCAACTTGAAATAATTGCCTAAAGGTATTTTTTCTTCAAATTCCGCGTGCTAGCTAGTTTTATATTATTGCAAGTCCAAACTCAACACACCTTCATACTTAGCCAAACTGCTTGCATACCTGGCATACTTATGCTTTGGCTATTCTTGGTTATCTTATGGCAGACGAACCCCTTCTTGAAAAAATCATCCTCAAGCACGCGCTTAAAAATGCCTTTGACTATGGCAAGGCAAGCCCTGGCAACCTTGTCGGAAAAGTCATTGGCGCTGCCCCCCAGGCAAAGGCTGACATGAAAAGCCTGATGCAAAAAATAAATGAAATCGTAGGCACAGTAAATTCCTATTCAAAGCAGCAGCTTGAGTCAGAAATGAAAAACTTCATCTATGAGATAAAAGCTGAGGAGGAAAAAAAACTTGAACTTCCGGACGCCGTGCAAGGGCAAGTAATTACACGCTTCCCGCCGGAGCCAAACGGATACCCCCATATTGGCCACGCCAAGGCAGCCTGGCTTGACTGCGAAGCTGCAAAAGCGTATGGTGGCAAATTCATTCTCCGCTTTGACGACACGAACCCTGAAAAGGAGAAGCAGGAATATGTTGATGCCATAATTTACTGGCTGACCTGGCTTGGCATCAAGCCGGACGGGCCAATTCTTTTCGCATCAGACTTCATGCCGCAGCTAATAGGTTATGCAGACACATTAATTGCCACCGGGAACGCTTATGTTTGCACGTGCGCTTTGGAAGAGGCCAAAAAAAATCGCTTTGAGGGCAAGGAATGCGTTTGCAAATCTGCAAGCGAGTCTGAAACAATGGCGGCCTGGGCCAAGCTTCTCTCAGGTGAATTTTCACGCGGCCAGGCATCCTTGCGCATAAAGGCGGACATGAAAAGCCAGAATACGGCCATGCGAGACCCGACGATTTTCCGCTCAATAACGTCTCCTCACTATAGGCAGGGGTCCAAATACAAAGTCTGGCCCACCTATGACTTCCAGGCCCCGATTCTCGATTCGCTTAATGGAGTCACCCATGCAATGCGCACCAAAGAATACGA
Proteins encoded in this window:
- the gltX gene encoding glutamate--tRNA ligase; the protein is MADEPLLEKIILKHALKNAFDYGKASPGNLVGKVIGAAPQAKADMKSLMQKINEIVGTVNSYSKQQLESEMKNFIYEIKAEEEKKLELPDAVQGQVITRFPPEPNGYPHIGHAKAAWLDCEAAKAYGGKFILRFDDTNPEKEKQEYVDAIIYWLTWLGIKPDGPILFASDFMPQLIGYADTLIATGNAYVCTCALEEAKKNRFEGKECVCKSASESETMAAWAKLLSGEFSRGQASLRIKADMKSQNTAMRDPTIFRSITSPHYRQGSKYKVWPTYDFQAPILDSLNGVTHAMRTKEYELRDELYYFVLDRLQLRKPLLVEFSRLAIKNAPISKRLLAPLISEKKVWGWDDPRLPTLAGLARRGIKPQAIKNFVLSFGISKVESEPSWDKLLHENKKLIDPIARRLFFVANPARLCISGYHSHTASLPNHPKSDLGSRQVSCDGNFYVSGADAAKFSAGEKVRLKGDCNFIVGENANGVTNASFDESAELPKKIIHWVAMSDAVPCKVFVLHDLLLDDGETFNEKSMEVVEGFVESAANSLKIGETVQFERFGFCTLDRKTPDALEFIFSHP